Proteins from a genomic interval of Rubinisphaera italica:
- a CDS encoding ABC transporter ATP-binding protein, with protein sequence MIVLNQLTKRFSAEKLAVDALSLSVSHGEVYGLLGPNGAGKTTTLRMLLGLLEPTSGNATIDEFSIKKNPEEVKRHIGLVSASAGLYQWLTPREVLEYFAMAYSLSPSQIRTRTQALTEIMNLGEFLDQRCATLSTGQKQRVNLARALIHDPPVVLLDEPTRGLDVVGAHVIFDYVNTLREQKKAIIVCTHKLEEAERLCDRFGLLYHGQLRHEGTIDELRDSTGKSTLVDMFLELLIEDGVREAAV encoded by the coding sequence GTGATTGTGTTGAATCAGTTGACGAAGCGTTTCTCTGCGGAAAAGCTGGCGGTGGATGCGTTGTCGCTCTCGGTCTCCCACGGCGAAGTGTATGGCTTGCTCGGCCCGAATGGAGCGGGGAAAACGACGACGCTTCGTATGTTGCTCGGTCTGCTCGAACCGACGAGTGGGAATGCGACGATTGATGAGTTTTCGATCAAGAAGAATCCGGAAGAAGTGAAACGTCATATTGGTCTCGTGTCGGCTTCTGCCGGTTTGTATCAATGGTTAACGCCGCGGGAAGTGCTCGAGTATTTTGCGATGGCCTACTCGCTTTCACCGAGTCAAATCCGAACGCGTACTCAGGCTTTGACGGAGATCATGAACTTGGGTGAATTTCTCGATCAACGCTGTGCCACGTTAAGTACGGGGCAGAAACAGAGAGTGAATCTGGCAAGAGCCTTGATTCACGATCCCCCTGTCGTCCTGCTCGATGAACCGACTCGCGGGCTGGATGTTGTCGGTGCCCATGTGATTTTCGATTATGTCAATACGCTGCGGGAGCAGAAGAAAGCGATTATCGTCTGCACTCATAAGCTGGAAGAAGCTGAGCGATTGTGTGATCGGTTTGGGTTACTCTATCACGGACAACTGAGACACGAAGGAACGATTGATGAACTTCGAGACAGTACCGGGAAGTCCACCCTGGTGGACATGTTCCTGGAGCTGTTGATTGAAGATGGTGTTCGGGAGGCGGCTGTATGA
- a CDS encoding TIGR04255 family protein — MSSRELKNKPLVEAILEVRWSLQQKAPGFATDPHYRLLLGRLFDRLNKEYPVHEQLETANIPDEMAGHTVQHRFRVAEGEWPLVQLGPGVFTVNDTAKYNWPDFRKRALEATQHLFESYPKVESLKVESLLLRYIDAIDLPSDDSDFCSYLRDMLKVSVELPPAFFGDTGVESSPVHFQLHQAFRCSTPPGSLQLRVAIGQKNESPALIWETIMQSSGEDVPKMLKEFELWLEDSHKLVNDWFFKMIDGELHRRFKGE, encoded by the coding sequence ATGAGTTCGAGAGAGTTGAAGAACAAGCCACTGGTAGAGGCAATTCTTGAGGTTCGCTGGTCTTTGCAGCAAAAAGCCCCCGGCTTTGCCACTGACCCGCACTACAGACTGCTGCTGGGAAGGTTGTTTGATCGTTTGAACAAGGAATATCCGGTGCATGAGCAGCTGGAAACGGCCAATATTCCTGATGAAATGGCTGGCCACACAGTCCAACACCGTTTTCGCGTGGCAGAGGGTGAATGGCCATTGGTGCAGTTGGGGCCTGGTGTGTTCACCGTCAACGATACGGCGAAGTACAATTGGCCTGACTTTCGCAAACGCGCTTTAGAAGCCACGCAACATCTGTTTGAAAGTTACCCAAAGGTTGAATCACTGAAGGTGGAGTCGCTCTTGCTGCGATATATCGATGCCATCGATTTGCCGTCCGACGACTCTGATTTTTGCTCCTATCTTAGAGACATGTTGAAAGTGTCTGTCGAATTGCCTCCAGCGTTCTTTGGCGACACTGGCGTGGAGTCCTCTCCAGTTCACTTTCAATTGCATCAAGCCTTTCGATGTTCAACTCCACCTGGTAGCCTGCAACTTCGAGTTGCGATCGGACAGAAGAACGAAAGCCCGGCGCTAATCTGGGAAACCATTATGCAATCGAGCGGTGAAGATGTACCCAAGATGCTTAAAGAGTTCGAGCTTTGGCTTGAAGATTCACATAAGCTGGTAAACGATTGGTTCTTCAAAATGATCGATGGAGAACTACATCGGAGGTTCAAAGGTGAATAA
- a CDS encoding aminotransferase class I/II-fold pyridoxal phosphate-dependent enzyme: MRSESEVPFSDNPFSIPIADRVKRLPPYLFGKINKLKYEKRVAGVDVIDLGMGNPTDPPDPLIIEKMTEALSDPKNHRYSVSNGIANLRKEVATRYFKKYGVRLDPDSEIVTCIGSKEGFSHLCLALMGPGDTAIVPAPYFPIHVYAVALAAGNVISLDCREPDKFLSNIAYTCQHLYPKPKLVIVNFPHNPSTTCVEQDFYDELVKLAKRYEFLVISDFAYADICFDGYKAPSFLSSKGASDVGVEFTTMSKGYSMAGWRVGFCAGNQEMVRALATIKGYYDYGLFQPTQIAAIVAMRHCEAAVESVADEYQVRRDVLCDGLERIGWELERPKGTMFVWAKIPEPWAKMGSIDFAMKLLDEGGVAVSPGRGFGEDGEGYLRLAIVENVQRLRQAVRQIDRCLNKSAVTAES, encoded by the coding sequence ATGCGAAGTGAATCTGAAGTTCCGTTTAGTGACAATCCCTTTTCCATTCCGATTGCCGACCGTGTCAAACGGTTGCCGCCGTATCTGTTTGGGAAGATCAATAAGCTCAAATATGAAAAGCGAGTTGCCGGTGTCGATGTCATCGACCTGGGGATGGGGAATCCGACCGATCCTCCCGATCCGCTCATCATTGAGAAAATGACCGAAGCGCTCAGCGATCCGAAAAACCATCGCTATTCGGTTTCAAACGGCATCGCCAATTTGCGGAAAGAAGTCGCCACACGTTACTTCAAAAAGTACGGTGTGAGGCTCGATCCCGATAGCGAAATCGTCACCTGTATCGGTTCCAAAGAAGGGTTCAGCCACCTGTGTCTGGCCTTAATGGGCCCTGGCGATACGGCAATTGTCCCAGCTCCATATTTCCCGATACATGTTTACGCCGTCGCTCTAGCAGCCGGAAATGTGATTTCGCTCGACTGTCGTGAGCCGGACAAGTTTCTCTCGAATATTGCCTACACCTGTCAGCATCTGTACCCAAAACCGAAGCTAGTCATTGTCAACTTCCCACATAACCCCAGCACGACATGTGTTGAACAGGATTTTTACGATGAGCTGGTCAAACTGGCCAAGCGTTACGAATTCCTCGTCATTTCCGATTTCGCCTACGCAGACATCTGTTTCGACGGCTACAAAGCTCCCAGCTTCCTCTCCTCGAAAGGGGCGAGCGATGTCGGTGTCGAATTTACGACTATGAGCAAAGGCTACAGTATGGCCGGTTGGCGTGTCGGATTCTGTGCCGGAAATCAGGAGATGGTCCGGGCATTGGCGACCATCAAAGGTTACTACGATTACGGTTTGTTCCAGCCGACGCAGATTGCTGCGATTGTCGCGATGCGTCATTGCGAAGCCGCCGTCGAAAGCGTCGCCGATGAATATCAGGTCCGCCGCGATGTTTTATGTGATGGTCTCGAAAGAATCGGTTGGGAACTAGAGCGTCCGAAAGGAACGATGTTCGTCTGGGCAAAAATTCCAGAACCGTGGGCCAAAATGGGCTCGATCGACTTCGCGATGAAACTGCTTGATGAAGGTGGTGTCGCCGTCAGCCCGGGCCGTGGTTTCGGTGAAGATGGCGAAGGTTACCTGCGATTGGCTATCGTCGAGAATGTCCAACGACTGCGACAAGCCGTCCGGCAGATTGATCGCTGCCTGAATAAATCAGCAGTGACAGCCGAGAGTTAA
- a CDS encoding ABC transporter permease subunit/CPBP intramembrane protease — MNSDSPSDKTTARQQMVAFIRKELRETLRDRRTIITLLAMPILLYPLLGMCFRFMAVNANQTASAPLRLTLNSETEALWLQQALKTGGTILEQFQDSTEAPDLEFEYLIPQDNDGEHSLENSISNTQADLGIKIQPLGEEGANPYSKVSIQLIQRSGSPASETAASYVASRLNALNIARIEHWSLENNSTLDIPIRQSKSFVAPVETPNAILQLFPLVLLMMTVTGGVYPAIDLTAGERERDTMETLMALPVPKFRILIAKYVAVITVTLLTGLMNLTAMTITAYVLQIEGTLFGAEGLTFLLLLKLFAVLAAFAVFFSAALLMVTSSARSFKEAQAYLIPLLLVAIAPGFVIMLPGAELNQMTAFVPMVNMLLLARDLFDGQARWLPSVIAFLTTLLYSFSLLAAAARMFGTDAVSTGSRGQWAELFIRPDHIVDKPTFGNSTFILAMLFPFYFVCSGLLQRVSEVSMSQRLLASAGLTALLFVVLPIAFACWQRLKLKSTFRINRPNGLVWPGVILLGLSTWPWIFEVVVLLEAMGLQTLDASKIENVKSLLETWQQIPLWVIIVALGVIPGLCEEFFFRGFLFSGWRSSAGRVATICGTALAFGLFHVVLAGGIAPERVVPSTMMGLLLGWVSVRTNSILAPALLHVIHNSTLLTLARFREELAGWNIGTVEQSHLPITWLAASATGIIIGIIWVGSTTRSITEISSD, encoded by the coding sequence ATGAATTCGGATTCGCCCTCTGATAAGACCACGGCTCGTCAGCAGATGGTCGCCTTCATCCGTAAGGAGCTGCGGGAAACGCTGCGGGATCGGCGGACGATCATCACACTGCTGGCGATGCCGATTCTACTTTATCCGCTGCTGGGAATGTGTTTTCGGTTTATGGCCGTGAATGCCAACCAGACGGCATCCGCTCCATTGAGGCTTACGCTGAACTCCGAAACGGAAGCATTATGGTTGCAGCAGGCTCTCAAAACAGGTGGAACGATTCTTGAACAATTCCAGGATTCCACCGAGGCTCCTGATCTCGAATTTGAGTACCTCATCCCGCAGGATAATGATGGAGAACATTCTCTGGAGAATTCCATCTCCAATACGCAAGCCGATCTGGGAATCAAAATTCAACCTCTTGGTGAAGAAGGGGCAAACCCTTATTCCAAAGTCTCTATCCAACTGATTCAGCGAAGCGGTTCCCCCGCCAGTGAAACCGCCGCCAGTTATGTCGCCTCGCGGCTCAATGCGTTGAATATCGCTCGAATTGAGCATTGGTCGCTGGAAAATAATTCGACACTCGATATTCCAATTCGTCAGTCAAAATCGTTCGTCGCGCCGGTTGAAACTCCGAATGCGATTCTGCAACTTTTTCCACTGGTCCTGTTAATGATGACGGTAACGGGAGGTGTGTATCCGGCTATCGACCTGACCGCTGGCGAACGTGAACGCGATACGATGGAAACATTGATGGCGTTGCCGGTGCCGAAGTTTCGGATATTGATCGCCAAGTATGTCGCAGTGATCACAGTCACGTTATTGACCGGACTGATGAACCTGACCGCGATGACTATCACCGCGTATGTCCTACAGATTGAAGGGACTTTGTTCGGGGCAGAGGGACTGACTTTTCTGCTGCTGCTCAAACTGTTTGCAGTCCTGGCGGCGTTTGCGGTTTTCTTCTCGGCTGCCTTATTGATGGTGACCAGTTCGGCTCGCAGTTTCAAGGAGGCTCAAGCTTACTTGATTCCGTTATTGCTGGTGGCGATTGCTCCCGGGTTTGTGATTATGTTGCCCGGGGCAGAGTTGAATCAGATGACCGCTTTCGTGCCAATGGTCAACATGCTGCTGCTGGCTCGGGATCTATTTGACGGTCAGGCCAGATGGCTGCCTTCGGTGATCGCTTTCCTGACAACACTTCTTTATTCGTTTTCACTCCTGGCAGCTGCCGCAAGAATGTTTGGGACGGATGCCGTTTCAACGGGTAGTCGAGGGCAATGGGCCGAATTGTTTATTCGACCCGATCACATAGTCGACAAGCCTACGTTCGGAAACAGCACCTTTATCCTGGCGATGTTGTTCCCATTTTATTTTGTCTGTTCGGGGTTATTGCAGCGGGTGAGTGAAGTCTCGATGAGTCAGCGACTGCTCGCCTCTGCTGGACTGACTGCTCTGCTCTTCGTTGTGCTTCCGATTGCTTTTGCATGCTGGCAGCGACTGAAATTGAAATCGACCTTCCGCATCAATCGTCCGAACGGGCTTGTCTGGCCGGGGGTGATTCTGCTTGGTCTTTCCACCTGGCCCTGGATATTTGAAGTGGTTGTGCTTCTGGAAGCAATGGGTTTACAGACGCTTGATGCCTCCAAAATCGAGAATGTGAAGTCGTTATTGGAAACGTGGCAGCAGATTCCGTTATGGGTGATCATTGTCGCCCTCGGAGTGATTCCTGGGTTATGCGAAGAGTTCTTCTTTCGAGGGTTTTTGTTCTCCGGTTGGAGGAGTTCAGCCGGACGGGTGGCGACGATCTGTGGAACTGCTCTCGCGTTTGGACTCTTCCATGTCGTCCTGGCGGGAGGGATTGCTCCAGAAAGAGTGGTCCCGAGTACAATGATGGGACTGCTACTCGGCTGGGTTTCGGTCCGCACAAATTCGATCCTCGCTCCTGCACTATTACACGTCATTCATAATTCGACGTTACTCACACTCGCCCGCTTTCGAGAAGAACTCGCAGGGTGGAATATTGGCACCGTCGAACAATCTCATCTGCCGATTACGTGGTTAGCCGCTTCGGCCACAGGCATTATCATTGGAATTATCTGGGTCGGCTCTACCACCCGGTCAATTACAGAAATATCATCAGACTAA
- a CDS encoding thioredoxin family protein: MVMTASTMLPLGSQAPDFSLPNIDGKTVSLSGLPKDQPILVMFICNHCPFVLHLQKDLAQFSNEYQAKKLTVVGISSNDVNTHPDDGPDKMKAMAEKSGWNFPYLYDETQDVAKAYKAACTPDFFLFDKDRQLVYRGQFDDSRPSNGLPITGADLRAACDAALAGKDIPEQQKPSIGCNIKWKEAPEYFTGKPAV, translated from the coding sequence ATGGTGATGACCGCCTCCACAATGTTGCCGCTCGGCTCTCAGGCTCCCGACTTTTCTTTACCGAACATCGATGGCAAAACGGTTTCACTCTCTGGCCTGCCGAAAGATCAGCCGATTCTGGTCATGTTCATCTGCAATCACTGCCCGTTTGTATTACATTTGCAGAAAGATCTGGCTCAGTTCTCAAACGAATACCAGGCAAAAAAACTGACGGTCGTTGGCATCAGCTCGAACGATGTGAATACACATCCCGATGACGGCCCGGACAAAATGAAAGCCATGGCCGAGAAAAGCGGCTGGAATTTCCCGTATCTGTACGATGAAACCCAGGATGTCGCCAAAGCCTACAAAGCAGCCTGCACGCCCGACTTCTTCCTCTTCGACAAGGACCGCCAACTCGTCTATCGCGGCCAGTTCGACGACAGCCGCCCGAGCAACGGCCTGCCCATCACCGGAGCCGACCTCCGAGCCGCCTGCGATGCCGCACTGGCTGGCAAAGATATTCCCGAACAACAAAAACCGAGCATCGGCTGTAATATCAAATGGAAAGAAGCTCCGGAGTATTTCACCGGAAAGCCTGCGGTTTAA
- a CDS encoding tetratricopeptide repeat protein — protein sequence MKFVCWVILMIGCLSIIPESPAQEREFVIVNQNDSEHRYFESLRQRRLFALAELLCQRALNDPAIRPPFELLYRIELARTFRDHAQTVPLNDSKSLWEQAFQAVNIDKLNADRYQAESALLEASRVEQLFWVLQLNPANTELRLQFERLSASAIQQLQKALAESDALSGAETIAPEVTTDEIQLALGRCFLRIADWKSANASLRTQYLSLSKASLKEVHRSILSQEYYLDAQLLLLSDYRLGRQSEEFNKTAATILSGSTSPILEQRVAEERVRYLIDQALYSEAVTLINELAKKQNPLSTRLRGLRLKALAELSVQVRLKGDEELANKLVEEVRLRTSQLAAEGQAFEAQLASRYLSDAVAVQTFGPELAALVNQARTAVRDGEFATARQTYEAAILSAQNSGRWEQLIQLAREVADVYFRGQHFTEAAAQLNSIWMSSPNFPGMDQIHLLWITSLEKVYSAQPSLDKLNAYANALADHLQRYPQRETALDARWRLAELTFARRQFAAAIVEYRQIPTTHTRYFDAQNRIFQCYDYLLKTQEAANRELLSDVVSLANRFLTSVEWQRVETASQVEAILQVCQLLLNFETGLHQSLPETFRELQALFTDLKNNDARFQVEPELLAKWNRSLTIDRGILLIQLGRSQEAYQLFDGADSLTNTQQEAMFLLEQLAEIESADSQTEQILGSISLRVIARLKLMTTSLTPQQANALKRYEAEAYYKIGRLSKAIPIYQDLVEGLPVNDPLIARLTALLIECNNQECLEALYTLWKKKAATTRQGELDWHRARYELANACLRTGRIEEAKKIVSVTTLLYPDAGSPVLKQGYAELSRQLKNAK from the coding sequence ATGAAATTCGTGTGTTGGGTGATTCTGATGATCGGCTGCTTGTCGATCATTCCGGAATCCCCGGCTCAGGAACGGGAATTTGTGATCGTCAATCAGAACGATTCCGAACACCGCTACTTCGAATCTCTCCGTCAAAGACGTCTGTTTGCACTGGCAGAACTTCTGTGTCAACGCGCGTTGAATGATCCGGCGATCCGTCCTCCGTTTGAGTTGCTGTATCGCATCGAACTGGCTCGTACGTTTCGCGATCATGCTCAAACCGTTCCCTTGAATGATTCAAAAAGTTTGTGGGAGCAGGCGTTCCAAGCGGTCAATATCGACAAGTTAAATGCCGATCGCTATCAGGCGGAATCGGCGTTGCTGGAAGCTTCTCGCGTCGAACAGTTATTCTGGGTTCTCCAACTCAACCCGGCGAACACCGAACTGCGTCTGCAATTCGAGAGGTTATCAGCCTCGGCGATTCAACAACTTCAGAAAGCTCTCGCGGAAAGCGATGCCTTATCCGGTGCGGAAACTATCGCACCTGAAGTGACAACGGATGAGATTCAACTGGCACTTGGCAGATGTTTTCTGCGGATCGCAGACTGGAAATCCGCCAATGCCTCACTGCGCACTCAATACCTGAGCCTGAGCAAAGCTTCTCTGAAAGAAGTTCATCGCTCAATTCTTTCGCAGGAGTATTATCTGGATGCTCAACTTCTGCTGCTGTCAGATTACAGGCTGGGCAGGCAATCGGAAGAGTTCAATAAAACAGCCGCTACGATTCTCTCCGGCTCAACGAGTCCGATTCTGGAACAACGGGTCGCGGAAGAACGCGTTCGCTACCTGATTGATCAGGCCCTGTATTCCGAAGCGGTGACGCTGATTAATGAACTCGCAAAAAAACAGAACCCCTTATCCACTCGCTTGCGGGGCTTACGTTTGAAAGCTTTGGCAGAATTATCCGTGCAGGTCCGGCTCAAAGGGGATGAAGAGTTGGCGAATAAACTGGTCGAGGAAGTTCGGTTGCGAACCTCTCAACTGGCCGCCGAAGGGCAGGCGTTTGAAGCTCAGCTGGCTTCCCGATACTTGAGCGATGCCGTCGCGGTGCAGACCTTTGGTCCGGAGTTAGCCGCTCTGGTAAATCAGGCTCGAACCGCAGTGCGAGATGGTGAATTTGCAACTGCCCGTCAAACTTACGAAGCGGCTATTCTCTCCGCACAAAATTCCGGACGCTGGGAACAACTGATCCAGCTCGCCCGGGAAGTGGCCGATGTCTACTTCCGTGGACAACATTTTACTGAAGCCGCTGCCCAGTTGAATTCGATCTGGATGAGTTCACCAAATTTCCCGGGGATGGATCAGATCCATCTGCTGTGGATTACGAGTCTGGAAAAAGTCTACTCGGCTCAGCCGAGTCTGGATAAATTGAATGCCTATGCAAATGCCCTGGCTGATCATTTACAAAGATACCCTCAACGGGAAACAGCCCTCGATGCCCGCTGGCGACTGGCCGAGTTGACTTTTGCCCGGCGTCAGTTTGCTGCTGCGATTGTTGAATATCGACAGATCCCCACGACTCACACTCGTTATTTTGACGCCCAGAATCGTATCTTTCAGTGTTACGATTATTTGCTGAAAACTCAGGAGGCTGCCAATCGGGAATTGCTGAGTGATGTCGTCAGTCTGGCCAATCGTTTTCTCACTTCCGTCGAATGGCAGAGAGTCGAAACCGCTTCCCAGGTCGAAGCAATTCTGCAAGTGTGTCAGTTATTGCTCAACTTTGAAACCGGATTGCATCAAAGTCTTCCGGAGACATTTCGCGAGTTACAAGCTCTCTTCACAGACCTCAAGAATAACGATGCACGATTTCAGGTGGAGCCCGAATTACTGGCGAAGTGGAATCGATCACTCACGATCGATCGTGGAATTCTACTGATTCAACTGGGACGCTCTCAGGAAGCCTATCAACTGTTCGACGGAGCAGATTCCCTTACGAACACTCAGCAGGAAGCGATGTTTCTGCTCGAACAACTTGCAGAGATCGAATCGGCCGATTCTCAAACCGAACAGATCCTCGGCTCGATCAGCCTGCGCGTGATTGCTCGATTGAAATTGATGACAACGAGTTTGACTCCTCAACAGGCCAATGCTCTGAAACGCTATGAAGCCGAAGCGTACTACAAAATCGGCCGGCTCAGTAAGGCGATTCCGATTTATCAGGACCTGGTCGAGGGCTTACCCGTCAACGATCCACTGATTGCCCGCCTGACAGCCTTGCTGATTGAATGCAATAATCAGGAATGTCTCGAAGCGTTATACACACTCTGGAAAAAGAAAGCCGCGACGACTCGTCAAGGAGAACTCGACTGGCATCGCGCCCGCTACGAACTGGCCAACGCCTGCCTGAGAACGGGACGCATCGAAGAAGCGAAAAAGATTGTCTCGGTGACTACACTCCTCTATCCCGACGCCGGCAGCCCGGTATTGAAGCAGGGATATGCGGAACTTTCACGGCAATTGAAGAATGCAAAATAA
- the recO gene encoding DNA repair protein RecO gives MSTDSRKTEGLVIRQVDFSETSRVVTMFTRDFGKISVLAKGAKRLKSSFEAAIDLLTRCQIVFLHKPTSSLDILTEARLVERFRASAHDVNVYYAGLYVAELLGSCSEEFDPYPRWYDAAVTTLSRLQSEADFRLTLLRFELLTLAEMGLLPEFEACQCGRPVMDNQDRWSLWVQQGVLLCSQCRQSEMSTRPLTGGVITLLRRLSQTDIADDFTPVPTIQQLKSIRHLMTALISQTLDHRPKMLAYLKY, from the coding sequence ATGTCAACAGATAGCAGAAAAACCGAAGGGCTCGTCATTAGGCAGGTCGACTTCAGTGAAACCAGTCGCGTAGTCACAATGTTCACTCGGGACTTCGGTAAGATTTCCGTACTCGCCAAGGGAGCCAAGCGGCTCAAGAGCTCATTTGAGGCTGCTATTGACCTTTTGACCCGTTGTCAGATAGTTTTCCTGCACAAACCTACCTCCAGTCTTGATATTCTGACCGAAGCCAGGCTCGTCGAGCGGTTCCGTGCGTCTGCACATGATGTGAATGTGTATTACGCAGGGCTGTATGTGGCGGAACTGCTTGGGTCCTGTTCCGAGGAGTTCGATCCTTATCCCCGCTGGTACGATGCGGCAGTCACGACGTTAAGTCGATTGCAATCCGAAGCCGATTTTCGGCTCACCTTATTGCGATTTGAACTGCTGACTCTGGCGGAAATGGGGTTACTTCCGGAGTTTGAAGCGTGTCAATGTGGTCGTCCTGTGATGGATAATCAGGACCGCTGGTCGTTGTGGGTTCAACAAGGAGTGTTGTTGTGTTCGCAGTGTCGTCAAAGCGAAATGTCAACGCGTCCGCTCACCGGCGGCGTGATCACGCTGCTGCGCCGGCTGAGTCAAACCGACATCGCCGACGACTTCACTCCTGTTCCAACAATTCAACAACTCAAAAGCATTCGTCATCTCATGACGGCTCTCATTTCTCAGACACTCGACCATCGTCCCAAGATGCTCGCGTATCTGAAATATTAA